The proteins below are encoded in one region of Paenisporosarcina cavernae:
- the sigW gene encoding RNA polymerase sigma factor SigW: MDALINKRIQEVLKGDQTAFAEIVELYQDKLYRVCYRMLGNKQEAEDMAQEAFVRAYTNIHTFDTNRKFSTWLYRIGTNLCIDRIRKKKPDYYLDATVPGTDGLDMYSQLAASDERPEDEVVKMEMQERVQYEISRLPEKYRAVIVLKYMEDLPLQEISDILDMPLGTVKTRIHRGREALRKQLSSM; encoded by the coding sequence ATGGATGCATTGATCAACAAACGAATACAGGAAGTATTAAAAGGCGATCAGACAGCATTTGCGGAAATCGTCGAGCTTTACCAAGATAAGCTATACCGTGTATGCTATCGTATGTTAGGCAACAAGCAAGAAGCGGAAGATATGGCGCAAGAGGCATTCGTACGGGCCTATACGAATATTCATACGTTTGATACGAATCGCAAATTTTCGACGTGGTTGTACCGAATTGGAACCAATTTGTGTATTGACCGTATACGTAAGAAGAAACCAGATTATTATTTAGATGCAACTGTCCCAGGAACTGATGGTTTAGATATGTACTCGCAGCTCGCAGCTTCGGATGAACGACCGGAAGATGAAGTCGTGAAAATGGAAATGCAAGAGCGTGTGCAGTATGAAATCAGTCGCTTGCCGGAAAAATACCGTGCAGTGATTGTGTTGAAATATATGGAAGACCTCCCTCTCCAAGAGATTAGTGATATTCTTGACATGCCGCTTGGTACGGTCAAAACGAGGATTCATCGAGGAAGGGAAGCGCTCCGCAAGCAATTGAGTTCGATGTAG
- the rocF gene encoding arginase, protein MNNKQISIIGVPMDLGQNRRGVDMGPSAIRYAGVVERLEALGYDVTDEGDIIIPKDLTTDKEMTHLRNLEEVIGASTNLGNKVHDVMENGKFPLVLGGDHSIAIGTLSGLADRYQNLGVIWYDAHADLNTADTSPSGNIHGMPLAVSIGLGHEKLVNIRDFAPKIKPENVVIIGARSVDPGERELIKEKGIKVFTMHEIDKLGMTTVMELTMNYFKERRVDGVHLSLDLDGIDPLYTPGVGTPVPGGINYRESHLAMEMLYSSNMITSAEFVEVNPILDEKNKTADVAVALMGSLFGEKLL, encoded by the coding sequence ATGAATAACAAACAAATTTCGATTATTGGCGTACCGATGGACCTTGGACAAAATCGTCGTGGTGTAGACATGGGGCCGAGCGCTATTCGTTATGCAGGGGTAGTAGAACGTTTAGAGGCTCTAGGCTATGATGTAACAGACGAAGGGGATATCATCATTCCGAAAGATTTAACGACAGACAAAGAAATGACGCATTTGCGTAATTTGGAAGAAGTCATCGGAGCGAGTACGAATCTTGGGAATAAAGTGCATGACGTCATGGAAAATGGAAAATTTCCTTTAGTATTGGGTGGCGATCATAGTATTGCAATCGGAACATTATCTGGATTAGCAGATCGCTATCAAAATTTAGGTGTGATTTGGTATGATGCGCATGCCGATTTAAATACAGCGGATACATCACCATCTGGGAATATTCATGGGATGCCACTAGCTGTAAGTATTGGTCTAGGACATGAAAAGCTAGTAAACATTCGCGATTTCGCACCAAAGATTAAGCCTGAAAATGTCGTCATCATTGGAGCTCGCTCTGTTGATCCAGGAGAGCGTGAATTGATTAAAGAAAAAGGCATTAAAGTGTTCACTATGCATGAAATAGATAAATTAGGTATGACAACCGTGATGGAATTAACGATGAATTACTTCAAGGAACGCCGTGTAGATGGTGTACATTTGTCACTAGATTTAGACGGAATCGATCCTTTATACACGCCGGGAGTTGGAACACCAGTACCAGGCGGTATCAATTATCGTGAAAGTCATCTAGCGATGGAAATGTTGTATTCATCAAACATGATTACATCGGCTGAATTCGTGGAAGTAAACCCGATTTTAGATGAGAAAAACAAAACAGCAGATGTAGCGGTCGCGTTAATGGGATCCTTATTCGGCGAAAAATTACTATAA
- a CDS encoding GNAT family N-acetyltransferase → MLPILTGYDITLRPLEENDLPKLWEITTPETFQFMMNPVTTYEEFEIWLMGTIRAMNESGDSIVFAVHDHWTNQLAGSTRMYLIDEQNKNCEIGATFYGDQFRRTHVNTAAKLVLLTEAFEKRHYIRVQLRTDEKNIASQRAIERIGAKKEGLLRNERIRANGVIRNAYLYSILPAEWISIKQMLEEKLNNYT, encoded by the coding sequence ATGCTGCCCATTTTAACTGGATATGATATAACACTTCGGCCACTGGAGGAAAACGATCTTCCTAAACTTTGGGAGATCACAACACCTGAAACGTTCCAATTTATGATGAATCCAGTTACAACATATGAGGAATTTGAGATATGGTTGATGGGTACAATTCGTGCGATGAATGAAAGCGGTGATTCGATTGTTTTTGCAGTCCACGATCATTGGACGAATCAACTTGCTGGCTCTACACGTATGTATTTAATCGATGAACAGAACAAAAACTGTGAAATTGGAGCGACGTTTTATGGGGATCAGTTTCGGCGTACACATGTAAATACTGCTGCGAAATTGGTGTTGTTAACGGAAGCATTTGAAAAGCGGCACTATATTCGTGTACAGCTTCGGACAGATGAAAAAAACATCGCTTCTCAACGAGCGATAGAACGCATAGGCGCGAAAAAAGAAGGATTACTCCGAAACGAACGTATTCGTGCTAATGGGGTTATTCGGAATGCGTATTTATATTCCATTTTGCCTGCGGAGTGGATTTCGATAAAACAGATGCTAGAAGAAAAACTGAATAATTATACGTAA
- a CDS encoding YybH family protein: MPNFSTVQEVLENYKAAAEAQDVEQFLTNYNEDIHLFDCWGSWECKGKENWRSSVTAWFSDLENEGVDLRVSFTDSKIDEGTDVAFARCNVTFAGHKRLDGSKLREMTNRFTFGFRKIENEWKIVHEHSSLPIDLETFKGMMKST, from the coding sequence ATGCCTAATTTTTCGACGGTACAGGAAGTTTTGGAGAATTACAAAGCAGCAGCAGAAGCTCAGGATGTGGAGCAGTTTTTGACAAATTATAATGAAGACATTCATTTATTCGACTGTTGGGGAAGCTGGGAGTGTAAAGGGAAAGAAAATTGGCGTAGCTCTGTAACTGCATGGTTTTCCGATTTGGAAAATGAAGGTGTTGACTTAAGAGTTTCATTTACAGATAGCAAAATAGATGAAGGAACCGATGTTGCTTTTGCTCGTTGCAATGTAACATTTGCTGGCCATAAGAGGTTAGATGGGTCAAAACTTCGTGAGATGACGAATCGTTTTACGTTTGGTTTTCGCAAAATCGAAAATGAATGGAAAATTGTTCACGAACATTCGTCGTTGCCAATCGATTTAGAAACTTTCAAAGGTATGATGAAATCTACATAG
- a CDS encoding potassium channel family protein, with product MELFYLLLGIFLLAVGILDFLWTTLWVDGGVGPLTKRMASITWKILKRLTKKVPTILSLSGPLILTLTITIWVLLIWMGWTFVYAGSGTSITDTTDNQPISWVERIYYTGYTIITLGNGEYTPKEGGWQIASILASGTGMLLITMSVTYILSVINSVTQQRSFADSVTAMGESGVEIVKNSWKRKDFRNADLLMNSFASQLSSLADQKMAYPILQYYYSENSRKAIAPALARLDDAVTIWQFGIPEESVPNQLLLQQVRSGIVSYLDTFEENVGNASDDSPPSIDLVEIQTAHLPVVSLEAFEEEVAALEDHRRKLLQLVQEEDREWP from the coding sequence GTGGAATTGTTTTATTTATTATTAGGAATTTTCTTGTTAGCAGTGGGAATTCTGGATTTTTTATGGACTACCTTATGGGTAGATGGTGGAGTTGGTCCACTTACAAAAAGAATGGCTTCCATTACCTGGAAGATTCTGAAGCGATTGACCAAAAAAGTTCCAACTATTCTTAGTCTTTCCGGTCCGCTTATCCTTACACTGACCATTACTATATGGGTTTTATTGATATGGATGGGTTGGACGTTCGTATATGCTGGAAGCGGAACCTCGATTACGGATACTACAGATAATCAGCCGATTTCGTGGGTAGAAAGAATTTACTACACTGGTTACACCATCATCACATTGGGCAATGGTGAATACACCCCCAAAGAAGGAGGGTGGCAAATTGCTTCTATCCTTGCTTCCGGAACTGGAATGCTATTGATTACAATGAGTGTGACGTATATACTTTCCGTGATTAATTCTGTAACTCAACAGCGCTCTTTTGCTGATAGCGTAACAGCTATGGGAGAAAGTGGCGTGGAAATAGTCAAAAACTCTTGGAAAAGAAAAGATTTTCGAAATGCAGATTTGCTTATGAATTCATTTGCCTCTCAATTGTCCAGTTTAGCTGATCAAAAAATGGCCTATCCGATTCTGCAATATTACTATAGCGAGAATTCTAGAAAAGCGATAGCTCCAGCACTAGCCCGATTAGATGATGCCGTCACCATCTGGCAATTTGGCATTCCAGAAGAGAGTGTGCCCAATCAACTCCTTTTGCAGCAGGTTCGTTCGGGCATCGTCAGCTACTTAGATACATTTGAAGAAAATGTTGGAAACGCTTCTGATGATTCACCGCCAAGTATTGATCTAGTTGAAATTCAAACTGCTCATTTGCCCGTGGTTTCTTTGGAAGCTTTTGAAGAGGAAGTGGCGGCTCTTGAAGACCATCGAAGAAAATTATTGCAGTTAGTTCAAGAAGAAGATAGAGAATGGCCATGA
- a CDS encoding citrate/2-methylcitrate synthase — MFVKGLKGVVAVETAIASVDGEKGELRYRGRLLQDVLKEGATFESVAAYLWGSEVDRVKSILRESMEWSEEERAFLLSLPKTISIMDSLRTMMSIQATSSFLKKSLAEQAIFLTAKAAVYVAAIYRMHLGKTIIFPQRDQGFVWNYLNMIHGNEPTAVQVEPLETYMVATMEHGLNASTFAARVTISSESDLPSAVVSALGTMKGPLHGGAPSGVLALLDEISEQGSIEQVIEQKLQQGEKIMGFGHRIYKTEDPRSIILRDTCMRLTSEDMWLKLATQAEKVIIDLLEQHKPGRKLYTNVEFYAAAIMRSTNLPPELFTPTFSVARMVGWTSHGIEQLQDNVIFRPESTYIGKFE, encoded by the coding sequence ATGTTTGTAAAAGGATTAAAAGGTGTTGTGGCAGTAGAAACAGCGATTGCTTCTGTTGATGGGGAAAAAGGGGAACTTCGTTATAGAGGGAGGTTACTTCAAGACGTATTAAAAGAAGGCGCTACGTTTGAATCAGTTGCTGCTTATTTATGGGGTTCAGAGGTAGATAGAGTGAAGTCCATACTTCGTGAATCGATGGAATGGTCTGAAGAGGAGAGAGCATTTCTTCTTTCATTACCGAAAACAATTAGTATAATGGACAGTTTGCGGACGATGATGTCTATTCAAGCCACATCTTCTTTTTTGAAAAAATCGCTCGCAGAACAAGCGATATTTTTAACGGCGAAAGCGGCAGTATATGTTGCGGCCATTTATCGTATGCACCTTGGCAAAACCATCATCTTCCCTCAACGTGATCAAGGATTCGTTTGGAATTATTTAAACATGATTCACGGGAATGAACCAACTGCAGTACAAGTGGAACCGTTGGAAACTTATATGGTGGCGACGATGGAGCACGGTTTAAATGCGTCGACGTTTGCAGCGAGAGTGACAATATCTTCGGAGTCCGATTTACCATCTGCTGTGGTTTCGGCACTTGGAACAATGAAAGGTCCACTTCATGGTGGTGCACCTTCTGGAGTATTGGCGTTACTTGATGAAATTTCCGAACAAGGATCAATTGAACAAGTGATTGAACAGAAGCTCCAACAAGGTGAAAAGATTATGGGATTTGGACATCGGATCTATAAAACAGAAGATCCTCGATCCATTATTCTTCGTGATACGTGTATGCGTTTAACGTCGGAGGATATGTGGTTAAAGTTAGCGACGCAAGCGGAAAAGGTCATCATCGATTTGTTAGAACAGCACAAACCAGGTAGGAAATTGTATACGAATGTGGAATTTTATGCCGCGGCAATTATGCGTTCAACGAACCTTCCTCCGGAATTGTTTACCCCAACTTTTAGTGTAGCGAGAATGGTAGGGTGGACTTCACACGGTATAGAACAGTTACAAGATAATGTGATTTTTCGTCCAGAATCGACGTATATTGGAAAGTTTGAATGA
- a CDS encoding LysR family transcriptional regulator, with the protein MEKQWIETFHHAAKTLNFRETAEKLYISQPAVSVHIKLLEKELGVALFHRANRSVSLTDAGRLFQEEATRILQQIELSTNRLHAFKQGYLHKRTIVISPLLAETIFPIVLQRFLSAHPDVDVTIRVEESRHIEQLVDTGEAHLGIGALPSIRKSVQTRLLYQEPVLLVGPADSLGIDGDAFHSHIDLLEHQTLLVHHHPVFWKPLLHRLHSTYPYIKTMKVTQSAIAKRFIQEGIGISFFPHSIVRRELLEGRLMEIPCPHIELPTVETYLLTTKKDELIEELVDKLQSYYYG; encoded by the coding sequence ATGGAAAAACAGTGGATTGAAACGTTCCATCATGCAGCGAAAACATTAAATTTTCGCGAAACCGCAGAGAAGCTCTATATTTCTCAACCTGCTGTTTCTGTACATATTAAATTACTTGAAAAAGAGCTAGGTGTTGCTCTCTTTCACCGAGCCAATCGATCCGTCTCTTTAACCGACGCAGGTCGTTTATTCCAAGAAGAAGCAACCAGAATACTTCAACAAATCGAGCTATCTACAAACCGTTTACACGCCTTTAAACAAGGCTACTTACATAAACGAACTATTGTCATTTCCCCATTATTAGCAGAAACAATCTTTCCAATTGTTTTGCAACGATTTCTCTCTGCTCATCCGGATGTTGACGTCACCATACGAGTAGAAGAGTCGCGTCATATTGAACAATTAGTCGATACTGGAGAAGCCCATCTTGGAATTGGCGCGCTTCCGAGTATAAGAAAATCTGTTCAAACTCGCTTGTTATACCAAGAACCCGTTCTTCTAGTTGGTCCCGCAGATTCGTTAGGGATTGATGGAGATGCCTTTCATAGCCATATCGATCTCTTAGAACATCAAACATTACTCGTACATCATCATCCTGTATTTTGGAAACCTCTACTTCACCGTTTACATTCTACGTATCCGTATATTAAAACAATGAAAGTAACTCAATCTGCCATTGCGAAACGATTTATCCAAGAAGGTATCGGTATTTCCTTCTTTCCTCACTCTATCGTTCGAAGGGAATTGCTCGAAGGAAGGCTTATGGAAATTCCATGCCCACACATCGAACTGCCAACAGTAGAAACGTATTTATTAACCACAAAAAAAGACGAGCTCATAGAAGAACTCGTCGATAAACTTCAATCCTATTATTACGGCTAA